A genome region from Gemmatimonadota bacterium includes the following:
- a CDS encoding DUF3108 domain-containing protein, producing the protein MRRLAQAALWMVVAALPVPAQAQSEAQANGAGDQPLNWPRTLVEMPWGPGERLGYKLKFGWFNAGRGTMSVEGVENVRGKAAYHIRWTLDGGLLGAEVHDRYSSYVDVENITSRRFIQDIHEVNYKRHREYEIYPEEQRWERMDNDDAETMQATLPLDDISFVYFVRSLPLQVGDVDTIPRYFKDSGNPVIVRVLRTETIEVPAGTFETVVVQPLIRTSGLFGEGGKAELHFTNDERRILVYMKSDLTIGSLSLHLESIEEGTPITQEFLRAQRLRIR; encoded by the coding sequence GTGAGGCGCCTTGCGCAGGCGGCGCTGTGGATGGTCGTGGCCGCGCTTCCGGTCCCGGCCCAGGCCCAGTCCGAAGCCCAGGCCAACGGCGCGGGAGACCAGCCGCTGAACTGGCCGCGCACCCTGGTGGAGATGCCCTGGGGACCGGGGGAGCGGCTGGGCTACAAGCTCAAGTTCGGCTGGTTCAACGCCGGGCGGGGCACCATGTCCGTCGAGGGCGTCGAGAACGTGCGCGGCAAGGCCGCCTACCACATCCGCTGGACGCTGGACGGTGGGCTACTGGGCGCCGAGGTCCACGATCGCTACAGCTCGTACGTGGACGTGGAGAACATCACCAGCCGCCGCTTCATCCAGGACATCCACGAGGTCAACTACAAGCGGCACCGCGAGTACGAGATCTACCCGGAGGAGCAGCGCTGGGAGCGGATGGACAACGACGATGCCGAGACCATGCAGGCCACGCTGCCGCTGGACGACATCTCCTTCGTCTACTTCGTGCGCTCGCTGCCCCTCCAGGTCGGGGACGTGGACACGATCCCGCGCTACTTCAAGGACAGCGGGAATCCCGTCATCGTGCGGGTCCTGCGCACCGAGACCATCGAGGTGCCGGCCGGCACCTTCGAGACCGTGGTGGTGCAGCCGCTCATCCGGACCTCCGGGCTGTTCGGGGAGGGAGGCAAGGCGGAGCTGCACTTCACGAACGACGAGCGCCGCATCCTGGTCTACATGAAGTCGGATCTCACGATCGGGTCGTTGAGCCTGCATCTCGAGTCCATCGAGGAGGGCACGCCGATCACGCAGGAGTTCCTGCGCGCGCAACGCCTCCGCATCCGGTAG
- a CDS encoding isoprenylcysteine carboxylmethyltransferase family protein translates to MRLSLRKIRLRLVWLLILPFLWFAAPTPALLATGAAVALVGLAIRAWAAGYIHKEMELATDGPYAHVRNPLYVGSLLVGLGVTVAGGQWVFVVAFLLFYVTVYGRTARGEAELLSAKFGEHYRAYAARVPLFWPRLTPAAVPGPQPRPRFTVRRYWKNREYEAALGLLAGFLFLAAKLLWWPR, encoded by the coding sequence GTGCGTCTGTCGCTGCGCAAGATCCGCCTCCGGCTGGTCTGGCTCCTGATCCTGCCCTTCCTGTGGTTCGCCGCGCCCACCCCGGCCCTCCTGGCTACCGGCGCCGCCGTGGCACTCGTGGGACTGGCCATCCGCGCCTGGGCGGCGGGCTACATCCACAAGGAGATGGAGCTCGCCACCGACGGGCCCTACGCGCACGTCCGCAACCCGCTCTACGTCGGCTCGCTCCTGGTGGGCCTGGGCGTCACGGTCGCGGGCGGTCAGTGGGTGTTCGTCGTCGCGTTCCTGCTGTTCTATGTCACGGTATACGGGCGCACGGCGCGGGGGGAGGCCGAGTTGCTCTCGGCCAAGTTCGGCGAACACTATCGCGCGTACGCTGCGCGCGTTCCGCTCTTCTGGCCGCGCCTGACGCCTGCCGCCGTCCCCGGGCCGCAGCCGCGGCCGCGCTTCACCGTGCGACGCTACTGGAAGAACCGGGAGTACGAGGCCGCCCTGGGGCTGCTGGCGGGCTTCCTGTTCCTGGCCGCCAAGCTGCTCTGGTGGCCGCGCTGA
- a CDS encoding glycosyltransferase N-terminal domain-containing protein, translating into MGLGYDVAYLTAAVLASPVWATRMLRTGKWRTDWSGRFGRGAALAPDPRPTVLVHGVSVGEVASVAPVLAELEAQGLRPAIATTTDTGAARAEALYGSRMPVLRYPLDVSAAVARFLDRTRPDVVGLVELEVWPNFVAACTARGIPVAVVSGRLSASSFARYLRVRRLVAPTFRRLAAVGAQTETYAERFVALGVPEARVRVTDSTKWDAAPTTVDAQATRALALALGIDRSRPLVVAGSTGPGEEARLLAELPADLPLLIAPRKPERFAEVAALDPTFVRRSQSPDGTERPPGSTRILLDSMGDLTHAYALADVAVVGRSFVALGGSDPIAPVALGRPALIGPYHANFDDVVGHLAGSGALVVSDRIVETVLGFLDDPEATATAVARGRAVIEARRGAAGRTAALLGSLAGGRP; encoded by the coding sequence GTGGGCCTGGGCTACGACGTCGCCTATCTGACCGCGGCCGTGCTGGCCAGCCCGGTGTGGGCCACCCGCATGCTCCGTACGGGCAAGTGGCGCACCGACTGGTCGGGGCGCTTCGGTCGGGGGGCCGCGCTGGCTCCCGATCCCCGGCCCACGGTGCTCGTGCACGGCGTGAGCGTCGGAGAGGTGGCCTCGGTGGCGCCGGTGCTCGCGGAGCTGGAGGCGCAGGGTCTGCGCCCCGCGATCGCCACGACCACCGATACGGGCGCGGCCCGGGCGGAGGCCCTGTACGGCAGCCGCATGCCGGTGCTGCGCTACCCGCTGGACGTCTCGGCGGCGGTCGCGCGCTTCCTGGACCGCACGCGGCCCGACGTCGTGGGGCTCGTCGAGCTGGAGGTCTGGCCGAACTTCGTGGCGGCCTGCACGGCGCGCGGGATCCCGGTTGCCGTGGTGTCGGGACGCCTGAGCGCCTCCAGCTTCGCGCGCTATCTGCGCGTGCGTCGACTCGTGGCCCCGACCTTCCGTCGGCTCGCCGCGGTGGGAGCGCAGACGGAGACCTACGCGGAGCGCTTCGTGGCGCTGGGCGTGCCCGAGGCGCGCGTGCGGGTGACGGACAGCACCAAGTGGGACGCCGCGCCCACCACCGTGGACGCTCAGGCCACGCGGGCCCTCGCGCTCGCGCTCGGGATCGACCGGTCCCGGCCGCTGGTCGTGGCCGGTTCGACCGGACCCGGCGAGGAGGCGCGCCTCCTCGCGGAGCTCCCGGCCGACCTGCCGTTGCTGATCGCGCCGCGCAAGCCGGAGCGCTTCGCCGAGGTGGCGGCGCTCGACCCGACCTTCGTACGACGCTCGCAAAGCCCCGACGGGACCGAACGCCCCCCGGGCAGCACCCGCATCCTGCTCGACTCCATGGGCGATCTCACCCACGCCTACGCCCTGGCGGACGTGGCCGTGGTCGGGCGCAGCTTCGTGGCGCTGGGCGGCTCCGATCCCATCGCGCCGGTCGCGCTGGGGCGCCCCGCCCTGATCGGCCCCTACCACGCCAACTTCGACGATGTGGTCGGCCATCTGGCCGGATCGGGCGCGCTGGTGGTGTCGGACCGGATCGTCGAGACGGTGCTGGGGTTCCTCGACGATCCCGAAGCCACCGCGACCGCGGTCGCGCGCGGGCGGGCGGTGATCGAGGCGCGCCGCGGCGCGGCCGGGCGCACCGCCGCGCTGCTGGGCTCGCTCGCCGGAGGGCGACCATGA
- a CDS encoding RsmD family RNA methyltransferase translates to MRIVQGRFANRRLTSPGGRVRPTAETVRDRWISLLEPHLEGARVLDLFAGTGAVGLEALSRGARYVDFVENGAESLHALKANVAALRVKDRARIFKRDAIPFVEALPEGAYDIALADPPYLSAKLLRIVEQWRAVPFARILSVEHAVTQELPVRGRFVDVEDTRITVLLAGRHSNGG, encoded by the coding sequence ATGAGGATCGTGCAGGGTCGGTTCGCGAACCGGAGGCTGACGTCTCCCGGGGGACGGGTGCGTCCGACGGCCGAGACCGTACGCGACCGCTGGATCTCGCTGCTCGAGCCGCACCTGGAGGGCGCGCGGGTGCTGGATCTGTTCGCCGGCACGGGAGCGGTGGGTCTGGAGGCGCTCTCGCGTGGGGCGCGCTACGTGGACTTCGTCGAGAATGGCGCCGAAAGCCTGCACGCGCTCAAGGCCAACGTGGCGGCGCTCCGCGTGAAGGACCGGGCGCGCATCTTCAAGCGGGACGCCATCCCGTTCGTGGAGGCGCTGCCGGAGGGGGCCTACGACATCGCCCTGGCGGATCCGCCCTACCTGTCCGCCAAGCTGCTGCGCATCGTGGAGCAGTGGCGGGCCGTGCCGTTCGCGCGCATCCTGAGCGTGGAGCACGCGGTCACGCAGGAGCTGCCGGTGCGTGGTCGCTTCGTGGACGTGGAGGATACGCGCATCACCGTGCTGCTGGCAGGCCGCCACTCGAACGGAGGCTGA
- a CDS encoding cupin domain-containing protein codes for MPGPVVNARQTVQSLPDLWSPRVIARVADQYVKVARVHGEFVWHDHANQDELFHVLEGELVIEFEDGSVTLRPGDVHVVPAGVRHRPVAREECWVMLVEPVETEHTGAERTPLTRSIDEQLGTG; via the coding sequence ATGCCTGGACCCGTGGTGAACGCGCGCCAGACCGTCCAGTCGCTCCCCGACCTGTGGTCGCCGCGCGTGATCGCACGGGTGGCGGATCAGTACGTGAAGGTGGCGCGCGTGCACGGCGAGTTCGTCTGGCACGATCACGCGAACCAGGACGAGCTGTTCCACGTGCTCGAGGGCGAGCTCGTGATCGAGTTCGAGGACGGCTCCGTCACCCTGCGTCCCGGGGACGTGCACGTGGTGCCGGCCGGCGTGCGTCACCGGCCCGTTGCGCGGGAGGAGTGCTGGGTCATGCTGGTGGAGCCCGTGGAGACCGAGCACACCGGTGCCGAGCGCACGCCGCTCACGCGCAGCATCGACGAGCAGCTCGGGACCGGGTAG
- a CDS encoding glycosyltransferase family 9 protein, translated as MTRSPEARRRAPDLRADPPRSVLLVRLSARGDVVFATPLVRAFKRTFPDVRITWVAEPHTVDLIQHHPLLDEVLVWPRQELKALLKRGRLLAVWRRVRAFRRLLHERHFDLAIDLQGLLKSASLVFISGARTRVGVGSREFADRLVHYDFFDPDLSRVSSQYHELARCLGLETDGFAMEVAVSDEDARFAAEWARSEGLQDGYAVLIPFTTWPQKHWVAERWAEVAHGLERALGLPSVLLGGPSDRAAAEPLLAQGPSSLRDLVGRTRLGQASAIVRGARLAIGVDTGLTHIALAFDRPTVCIFGASLPYESTPTERGIILREDIHCAPCWRNPVCNGLFTCMHMVTTHEVLEAAKGRLAFAEGGAGAEPA; from the coding sequence GTGACGCGCAGCCCGGAGGCCCGCCGTCGGGCGCCCGACCTGCGCGCCGATCCGCCGCGCTCGGTCCTCCTGGTCCGATTGAGCGCCCGGGGCGACGTCGTGTTCGCCACCCCGCTCGTGCGCGCCTTCAAGCGCACCTTCCCCGACGTGCGGATCACCTGGGTGGCGGAGCCGCACACGGTGGACCTGATCCAGCACCACCCGCTCCTGGACGAGGTGCTGGTCTGGCCACGCCAGGAGCTCAAGGCGCTGCTCAAGCGCGGACGGCTGCTCGCGGTGTGGCGGCGGGTGCGCGCCTTCCGCCGCCTGCTGCACGAGCGACACTTCGACCTGGCCATCGATCTGCAGGGCCTGCTCAAGAGCGCGTCGCTGGTCTTCATCTCCGGCGCGCGCACCCGTGTCGGCGTCGGGTCGCGCGAGTTTGCCGACCGGCTGGTGCACTACGACTTCTTCGACCCCGACCTCTCCCGCGTCTCCTCGCAGTACCACGAGCTGGCGCGCTGCCTCGGTCTGGAGACCGACGGCTTCGCGATGGAGGTGGCCGTCTCGGACGAGGATGCCCGCTTCGCGGCCGAGTGGGCCCGCAGCGAGGGGCTCCAGGACGGGTATGCGGTGCTGATCCCCTTCACGACGTGGCCGCAGAAGCACTGGGTCGCGGAGCGCTGGGCGGAGGTCGCGCACGGGCTGGAGCGCGCGCTGGGGCTGCCCTCGGTCCTGCTGGGAGGGCCGTCCGACCGCGCGGCCGCCGAGCCCCTGCTGGCGCAGGGTCCTTCCTCGCTGCGGGACCTGGTGGGACGCACGCGCCTGGGGCAGGCATCCGCCATCGTGCGGGGGGCACGCCTGGCGATCGGGGTGGATACGGGGCTGACGCACATCGCGCTGGCGTTCGATCGTCCCACCGTCTGCATCTTCGGGGCGTCCCTCCCCTACGAGAGCACCCCCACCGAGCGCGGCATCATCCTGCGCGAGGACATCCACTGCGCCCCCTGCTGGAGGAATCCGGTCTGCAACGGCCTCTTCACGTGCATGCACATGGTCACCACGCACGAGGTGCTGGAGGCGGCGAAAGGGCGGTTGGCGTTCGCGGAGGGCGGAGCCGGCGCTGAGCCGGCGTAA
- a CDS encoding hydantoinase B/oxoprolinase family protein has translation MTLEIFRHLFAALAEEMGAALRRASFSPNIKERRDYSCALFAPDGRPVALGDHMPVHLGAMPMSVAAALAALGDLAPGDVALVNDPFEGGTHLPDLTLIQAVFGPEGQPLGYVASRAHHSDVGGMSPGSMPLAREIVQEGLRIPPVRLYVAGRRNEDLWRLLLANVRTPEERGGDLDAQLAALHAGSTRLLEIAAGRGAAATLAAMDALITYADRLVRTGLARIPAGQWDAEDFIEDDGFGSGPLPIRVRLGIGPDGATVDFTGSAPQAPGGVNAVAAITTSAVRYVVRCVVEDLLGEPLPAGGGSMEAVTLVLPERSLVAAGLPASVAAGNVETSQRITDVLLRAFAAALPDRMPALSQGTMNNLTVGGVDPRTGKPFAYYETVGGGMGAGPDADGLSGVHVHMSNSLNTPVEALEHAYPFRVHAYGLRRGSGGEGLHRGGDGLVRDIELLAESQVTLLTERRTRGPGGARGGRDGAPGRNTRGGPDGDQALPGKVTLWVQAGERIRIESPGGGGWGRPASDAVGPESG, from the coding sequence GTGACGCTGGAGATCTTCCGCCACCTCTTCGCGGCTCTGGCGGAGGAGATGGGCGCGGCCCTGCGCCGCGCGTCCTTCTCGCCGAACATCAAAGAACGGCGCGACTACTCGTGCGCGCTGTTCGCCCCCGACGGGCGCCCGGTGGCGCTCGGCGACCACATGCCCGTGCATCTGGGGGCGATGCCCATGAGCGTCGCCGCCGCTCTGGCGGCACTGGGGGATCTGGCTCCGGGCGACGTCGCGCTGGTCAACGATCCGTTCGAGGGGGGGACCCATCTGCCCGACCTGACCCTCATCCAGGCCGTCTTCGGGCCGGAGGGGCAGCCGCTGGGCTACGTGGCGTCCCGGGCCCACCACTCCGACGTGGGCGGCATGTCGCCCGGATCGATGCCTCTGGCGCGCGAGATCGTGCAGGAGGGACTGCGCATCCCGCCGGTCCGTCTCTACGTGGCCGGTCGCCGCAACGAGGATCTGTGGCGGCTGCTGCTGGCCAACGTGCGCACCCCCGAGGAGCGGGGAGGCGACCTCGACGCGCAGCTCGCCGCCCTTCATGCCGGCTCCACCCGTCTGCTGGAGATCGCCGCGGGACGGGGCGCGGCGGCCACGCTCGCCGCGATGGACGCGCTCATCACGTACGCGGATCGCCTGGTCCGGACGGGCCTGGCCCGCATCCCGGCCGGGCAGTGGGACGCCGAGGACTTCATCGAGGACGACGGGTTCGGCAGCGGACCCCTGCCCATCCGCGTCCGGCTGGGCATCGGCCCGGACGGAGCCACCGTCGACTTCACGGGCTCGGCGCCCCAGGCGCCGGGCGGCGTCAACGCGGTCGCCGCGATCACGACCTCTGCCGTCCGCTACGTGGTGCGCTGCGTCGTGGAGGACCTGCTGGGCGAGCCGCTGCCCGCCGGAGGCGGATCCATGGAGGCGGTGACGCTCGTGCTGCCGGAGCGCTCGCTCGTGGCGGCAGGGCTTCCCGCCTCGGTGGCGGCCGGCAACGTGGAGACCAGCCAACGGATCACCGACGTCCTGCTGCGCGCGTTCGCGGCGGCCCTGCCCGACCGGATGCCCGCGCTCTCGCAGGGCACCATGAACAACCTGACCGTGGGCGGCGTCGATCCCCGGACCGGGAAGCCGTTCGCCTATTACGAGACCGTCGGGGGCGGCATGGGCGCAGGCCCCGACGCGGACGGCCTGTCGGGCGTGCACGTGCACATGTCGAATTCGCTCAATACGCCGGTCGAGGCGCTCGAGCACGCCTACCCGTTCCGGGTGCACGCCTACGGATTGCGGCGCGGGAGCGGCGGGGAGGGGCTCCACCGCGGCGGGGACGGCCTGGTGCGGGACATCGAGCTCCTCGCCGAGTCGCAGGTGACGCTGCTCACGGAGCGCCGCACGCGCGGACCGGGCGGGGCCCGCGGCGGCCGCGACGGCGCTCCGGGGCGCAACACCCGCGGGGGTCCCGACGGAGACCAGGCGCTTCCCGGAAAGGTTACGTTGTGGGTGCAGGCAGGAGAGCGCATCCGCATCGAGTCGCCCGGCGGCGGCGGATGGGGCCGCCCCGCCTCGGACGCCGTCGGACCGGAGTCGGGCTGA
- a CDS encoding tetratricopeptide repeat protein: MSDQFLSSEDYDERAHRLYNEGDYEGALELLKEGLSIYPGAVDLYVGLGYARLAREEFAWARQAFERALVLDPTHEDGLVGMGETLLRFGQREAALRYFRAVEQVGMGQDLDLLLTMGRALYREAMYGEARDFFARACAVRPQNAEAAASLGYALHRLGDEVGAGRQIRRALRIDPDAHEARIYLGHLLYDRGDWEGALREFERVPPHEHWDSLAVWRLVELKRALWHLEPGDVRLAPWERRLEELESFTDPIDQLLAEIENEAQRAESEPDPRQLELFGAERSAREQAVHHVRTPGGQVLRGTWREIVTQMRDQAGFGHETVTQYMRRLAERWHEQLGVDIPFNDPRNFLRAAIDAGIMRLEEP; the protein is encoded by the coding sequence ATGTCCGACCAGTTCCTCAGCTCCGAAGACTACGACGAGCGAGCCCATCGCCTCTACAATGAAGGCGACTACGAGGGCGCGCTCGAGTTGCTCAAAGAAGGTCTCTCCATCTATCCGGGCGCGGTCGACCTCTACGTCGGCCTCGGCTACGCCCGGCTCGCCCGCGAGGAGTTCGCCTGGGCCCGCCAGGCCTTCGAGCGGGCGCTCGTCCTCGACCCCACACACGAAGACGGACTCGTGGGCATGGGCGAGACCCTCCTGCGCTTCGGCCAGCGCGAGGCCGCGCTGCGCTACTTCCGCGCGGTCGAGCAGGTGGGGATGGGGCAGGATCTGGACCTGCTGCTCACCATGGGCCGGGCGCTGTACCGCGAGGCCATGTACGGGGAGGCGCGCGACTTCTTCGCGCGGGCCTGTGCCGTGCGTCCCCAGAACGCGGAGGCCGCCGCTTCGTTGGGCTACGCGCTCCACCGCCTGGGAGACGAGGTCGGCGCGGGACGCCAGATCCGCCGCGCGCTGCGCATCGATCCCGACGCCCACGAGGCGCGCATCTATCTCGGGCACCTGCTGTACGACCGCGGGGACTGGGAGGGCGCGCTGCGCGAGTTCGAACGGGTCCCTCCGCACGAGCACTGGGATTCGCTGGCCGTCTGGCGGCTCGTGGAGCTCAAGCGCGCGCTCTGGCATCTGGAGCCGGGAGACGTGCGGCTGGCGCCGTGGGAGCGACGGCTGGAGGAGCTCGAATCCTTCACCGATCCGATCGACCAGTTGCTGGCCGAGATCGAGAACGAGGCGCAGCGCGCCGAGAGCGAGCCTGATCCCCGGCAGCTGGAGCTGTTCGGCGCCGAGCGCAGCGCCCGTGAGCAGGCGGTCCACCATGTGCGCACCCCCGGCGGTCAGGTCCTCCGGGGCACGTGGCGCGAGATCGTCACGCAGATGCGCGACCAGGCAGGGTTCGGACACGAGACCGTGACGCAGTACATGCGTCGCCTCGCCGAACGCTGGCACGAACAGCTCGGGGTCGACATCCCCTTCAACGATCCCCGTAACTTCCTGCGCGCGGCGATCGACGCCGGGATCATGCGGCTCGAAGAGCCGTGA
- a CDS encoding zinc ribbon domain-containing protein: MERFHRVLVDEIARRRPDYLRRPFTVAEIYQTLVPYRSHREVLGVQMNGDYEDALLRLLAGAGELVHLQSEPALGELRRELESRNPNTGLFREFAAAEVRLNPDRLPSDVRARAADTGAMPASNPAFASDAASPESPARTEYHPPLEHQAPREPRATWEYPARRESQAAPEHPAPLELHPPAPPPSGSSPAPAGNGTASDFLEADITPVEPTAQANPTPAPPDPGSAAGSCGWCQGVLPDRTGVNFCPHCGRSARLKPCAACGDEMELGWRYCVRCGADAGTAATG, from the coding sequence GTGGAGCGCTTCCACCGCGTCCTGGTGGACGAGATCGCGCGCCGACGTCCGGACTACCTGCGCCGCCCCTTCACGGTTGCCGAGATCTACCAGACGCTGGTCCCCTATCGCAGTCATCGGGAAGTGCTGGGGGTCCAGATGAACGGGGACTACGAAGATGCCCTCCTGCGGCTCCTGGCGGGTGCCGGGGAGCTCGTGCATCTGCAGTCGGAGCCGGCCCTGGGTGAGCTCCGGCGCGAGCTGGAATCGCGGAACCCCAATACCGGGCTGTTCCGCGAGTTCGCCGCGGCAGAGGTGCGGCTGAACCCGGACCGGCTCCCCTCCGACGTGCGCGCGCGCGCGGCGGACACCGGCGCGATGCCCGCCTCGAACCCCGCGTTCGCGTCGGACGCCGCGTCGCCGGAGTCCCCCGCGCGCACGGAGTACCACCCGCCGCTCGAGCACCAGGCGCCCCGGGAGCCTCGAGCGACCTGGGAGTACCCGGCCCGCCGGGAGTCCCAGGCGGCTCCGGAGCACCCCGCGCCCCTGGAGCTCCACCCACCCGCTCCGCCCCCGTCCGGCTCCTCCCCCGCGCCGGCCGGGAACGGTACCGCGTCCGACTTCCTGGAGGCGGACATCACCCCCGTCGAGCCGACCGCTCAGGCGAACCCGACCCCGGCGCCCCCGGATCCCGGGTCCGCGGCCGGCTCCTGCGGTTGGTGCCAGGGTGTCCTCCCCGACCGGACCGGCGTCAACTTCTGTCCGCACTGCGGTCGCAGCGCGCGCCTCAAGCCCTGCGCTGCCTGCGGAGACGAGATGGAGCTGGGCTGGCGCTACTGCGTCCGCTGCGGCGCCGACGCGGGGACGGCGGCAACCGGGTGA
- a CDS encoding isocitrate/isopropylmalate dehydrogenase family protein has protein sequence MKNVAIIPGDGIGAEVVREALKVLEAARTRFGGDLAIREWDLGAERYLRDGVTITDEEFATLAQADGILLGAMGDPRVPSNVHARDILLGLRFRLDLYVNYRPSFLLHPSLCPLKGFEERPIRIEIFRENTEDLYVDLGGRFRQGTPHEVALQESIHTWHGVERIVRAAFEHAQARGRGRVTLVDKANAMPSAGGLWRRVFREVGEEFTGIDRDMMYVDAVAMDLVRRPDRYEVLVTSNLFGDILSDLAAGITGGLGLAPSANVHPGRIGLFEPVHGSAPDIVGQGVANPLGAIRSAALLCEHLGLIEVAEVMETAARASLAEGVTTPDLGGSSSTAQVGDWITERVEAG, from the coding sequence ATGAAGAACGTCGCGATCATCCCGGGAGACGGGATCGGAGCCGAGGTGGTGCGGGAGGCGCTCAAGGTCCTGGAGGCGGCCCGCACCCGCTTCGGCGGCGATCTTGCGATCCGCGAGTGGGACCTGGGCGCGGAGCGCTATCTGCGCGACGGCGTGACCATCACGGACGAGGAGTTCGCGACCCTGGCGCAGGCGGACGGGATCCTCCTGGGCGCCATGGGGGACCCCCGGGTCCCGAGCAACGTCCACGCCCGGGACATCCTGCTCGGGCTGCGCTTCCGGCTGGACCTCTACGTCAACTACCGGCCCTCCTTCCTGCTCCACCCCTCCCTGTGCCCGCTCAAGGGATTCGAGGAGCGCCCCATCCGGATCGAGATCTTCCGGGAGAATACCGAAGATCTCTATGTGGACCTGGGGGGCCGCTTCCGGCAGGGGACTCCCCACGAGGTGGCCCTCCAGGAGTCCATCCACACCTGGCACGGAGTGGAACGGATCGTGCGTGCCGCGTTCGAGCACGCACAGGCCCGCGGGCGCGGTCGGGTCACGTTGGTGGACAAAGCCAATGCGATGCCGTCCGCCGGCGGACTGTGGCGGCGGGTCTTCCGTGAGGTCGGGGAAGAGTTTACCGGAATCGACCGGGACATGATGTACGTGGACGCCGTGGCCATGGATCTGGTCCGTCGCCCGGATCGGTACGAGGTCCTCGTGACCTCCAACCTCTTCGGCGACATCCTGAGCGACCTGGCCGCCGGCATCACGGGGGGCCTCGGCCTCGCCCCGTCCGCGAACGTCCATCCGGGTCGGATCGGCCTCTTCGAGCCGGTGCACGGATCGGCCCCCGACATCGTGGGGCAGGGCGTGGCCAACCCTCTGGGCGCCATCCGCTCCGCCGCCCTGCTGTGTGAGCACCTCGGCCTGATCGAGGTGGCGGAGGTCATGGAGACCGCCGCGCGTGCATCGTTGGCGGAGGGAGTGACGACGCCCGACCTGGGCGGCTCCTCCTCCACCGCGCAGGTGGGTGACTGGATCACGGAGCGGGTCGAGGCCGGCTGA
- a CDS encoding acetyl-CoA C-acyltransferase, whose amino-acid sequence MGTQGQDRDVVFLSGKRTGFGAFGGSLKDLSATQLGVVSGRAALEAAGVDPAQVGHVVYGNALQTSADAIYLARHVGLGCGVPEQTPALTVNRLCGSGFQAIVSGAQEILLGQADVALCGGTESMSQAPHVVRGARWGQLRLGDPARYFEDALWAALLDSNCGLTMAQTAEELGDRYGVTREASDEVALRSQQRAKAAWDAGHFAAEIAPVPLKTRKGTVEYAADEHMRPDTTLEALSSLKPYFREGGFVTAGNASGIGDGSASTVIADARWAESQGLEPIGRLVSWSFVGVEPRIMGIGPAPASRQALERAGLTLDDMDLVEINEAFAPQYCAVEKDLGLDPGKTNVNGGAIAITHPLAASGARITLHLLHELRRRGGRYGLGAACIGGGQGGAVVVEAF is encoded by the coding sequence ATGGGGACCCAGGGTCAGGATCGTGACGTCGTCTTTCTGTCCGGCAAGCGCACCGGCTTCGGTGCGTTCGGGGGAAGCCTGAAGGACCTGAGCGCCACCCAGCTGGGTGTGGTCTCGGGTCGGGCCGCCCTCGAGGCCGCCGGCGTCGATCCCGCGCAGGTCGGTCACGTCGTCTACGGCAACGCGCTGCAGACGTCGGCCGATGCCATCTATCTGGCCCGTCACGTCGGCCTCGGGTGCGGCGTGCCCGAGCAGACCCCCGCCCTGACCGTCAACCGACTCTGCGGCTCCGGCTTCCAGGCCATCGTGTCGGGCGCGCAGGAGATCCTGCTGGGGCAGGCGGACGTGGCGCTGTGCGGCGGCACCGAGTCCATGAGCCAGGCGCCGCACGTGGTGCGTGGGGCGCGGTGGGGGCAGCTCCGCCTGGGCGACCCCGCCCGCTACTTCGAGGACGCGCTGTGGGCCGCGCTGCTCGATTCCAACTGCGGCCTGACCATGGCGCAGACGGCCGAGGAGCTGGGCGACCGGTATGGGGTCACCCGCGAAGCCTCCGACGAGGTGGCGTTGCGCTCGCAGCAGCGCGCCAAGGCCGCGTGGGACGCCGGCCACTTCGCGGCGGAGATCGCGCCGGTGCCGCTCAAGACCCGGAAGGGCACGGTCGAATACGCCGCCGACGAGCACATGCGGCCCGACACGACCCTGGAGGCCCTGAGCTCACTCAAGCCCTACTTCCGCGAGGGCGGGTTTGTCACGGCCGGCAACGCGTCCGGGATCGGGGACGGCTCCGCCTCCACCGTCATCGCGGACGCCCGCTGGGCGGAGAGCCAGGGCCTGGAGCCGATCGGGCGGCTCGTCTCCTGGTCGTTCGTGGGCGTGGAGCCCCGCATCATGGGCATCGGCCCCGCGCCGGCGTCGCGGCAGGCCCTGGAGCGCGCCGGCCTCACGCTGGACGACATGGACCTGGTCGAGATCAACGAGGCCTTCGCTCCCCAGTACTGTGCGGTGGAGAAGGACCTCGGCCTCGACCCCGGGAAGACGAACGTGAACGGGGGCGCGATCGCCATCACGCACCCGCTCGCGGCCTCCGGCGCCCGCATCACCCTCCACCTGCTGCACGAGCTGCGGAGGCGGGGAGGCCGCTACGGGCTCGGCGCCGCCTGCATCGGCGGGGGACAGGGCGGGGCGGTGGTGGTCGAGGCGTTCTGA